The proteins below come from a single Flavobacterium lindanitolerans genomic window:
- a CDS encoding DUF423 domain-containing protein, with protein sequence MDRKIIAAAAILGFVAIILGAFGAHALKKVLDVEQLVSFETGVRYQMYHALFLLFLGTTKLVSDKTKSTIYYLVISGVLFFSGSIYLLATRNITNVDFSVIGFITPIGGLLMIIAWALLFLNILKQKA encoded by the coding sequence ATGGATAGGAAGATTATAGCTGCAGCGGCAATTTTAGGTTTTGTCGCTATTATATTAGGTGCATTTGGCGCACATGCCTTGAAAAAGGTCCTGGATGTTGAGCAATTGGTTTCTTTTGAAACAGGAGTACGATATCAAATGTACCATGCCTTATTTCTGCTATTTCTTGGAACTACAAAATTGGTGTCTGATAAAACTAAAAGCACAATCTATTATTTAGTTATATCAGGCGTTTTGTTTTTTTCCGGCTCTATTTATCTTTTGGCAACCAGAAATATAACAAATGTAGATTTCAGCGTTATAGGATTTATAACGCCAATTGGAGGTTTGCTGATGATTATAGCCTGGGCTTTGCTTTTTTTGAATATCCTTAAGCAAAAAGCATAA
- a CDS encoding Lrp/AsnC ligand binding domain-containing protein, with protein sequence MKINSLQIEIDGIDKEILRSLMEDARKPILQIANKIGISGAAIHQRLRKLEQAGVISGSKFVVNTKVLGYSTMAFVGIYLDKAARNPEAVRELRKIPEVLECHYTTGNWSILIKMICRDNEHLMQLLNTKIQVIEGVSRTETFISLDQQIERQIQL encoded by the coding sequence ATGAAGATTAATTCCTTACAGATAGAAATCGATGGCATCGACAAAGAAATTCTTCGTAGCTTAATGGAAGATGCCCGAAAACCCATACTTCAAATTGCCAATAAAATAGGCATTTCCGGAGCTGCTATTCATCAGCGCCTGCGCAAACTGGAACAAGCCGGCGTTATTTCCGGCTCAAAATTCGTTGTAAACACAAAAGTTTTAGGCTACAGCACCATGGCTTTTGTAGGAATCTATTTGGACAAGGCAGCCCGAAATCCGGAAGCTGTTCGTGAGTTACGGAAAATTCCTGAAGTTCTGGAATGTCATTATACGACAGGAAACTGGTCCATCCTTATCAAAATGATTTGTCGTGATAACGAACATTTAATGCAATTACTTAATACCAAAATACAGGTCATAGAAGGTGTTTCCAGAACCGAAACTTTTATTTCTTTAGACCAGCAGATAGAAAGGCAGATACAGTTGTAG
- a CDS encoding saccharopine dehydrogenase family protein, with the protein MRHILIIGAGRSASSLIQYLLNKSEEENLHLTIGDLSLELAQRKTKNHKNATAIAFDIFNESQRKEEIQKADIVISMLPAHMHIEVAKDCITYKKHMVTASYISEAMQNLDAQAKENNLVFMNEIGLDPGIDHMSAMKVIDEIRDKGGKIILFESFCGGLVAPESDNNLWNYKFTWNPRNVVLAGQGGAAKFIQEGTYKYIPYHKLFRRTEFMEVEGYGRFEGYANRDSLKYRSVYGLDDALTLYRGTIRRVGFSKAWNMFVQLGMTDDSYVMENSETMTYREFTNSFLPYHPTDSVEIKLRLILKIDQDDIKWDKLLELDLFNNKKIVGLKNATPAQILEKILSESWSLEEHDKDMIVMYHKFGYVLNGEEKQIDSTMVCIGDDQTYTAMAKTVGLPVAIATLQILNGNIKTPGVQLPIHKEVYLPILKELENYGVTFNEKEVPYMGYNPMHVAG; encoded by the coding sequence ATGAGACATATTCTAATAATCGGGGCCGGAAGGTCTGCTTCTTCACTAATTCAATATCTTCTAAACAAATCGGAAGAAGAAAATCTCCACCTCACTATTGGCGACCTGTCATTAGAACTGGCTCAGAGAAAAACAAAAAATCACAAAAATGCCACTGCTATTGCTTTCGATATCTTTAATGAAAGCCAGAGAAAAGAAGAGATACAAAAGGCAGATATTGTAATTTCCATGCTGCCGGCCCATATGCATATTGAAGTTGCAAAAGACTGCATTACGTATAAAAAGCATATGGTTACTGCCTCTTACATCAGCGAAGCCATGCAAAACCTGGATGCTCAAGCCAAAGAAAATAATTTGGTTTTTATGAACGAAATCGGGCTCGACCCGGGAATAGACCATATGAGCGCCATGAAAGTAATAGACGAGATTCGTGACAAAGGCGGTAAAATTATTCTTTTCGAATCTTTTTGTGGCGGACTTGTTGCTCCGGAATCAGACAATAATCTTTGGAACTATAAATTTACCTGGAATCCCAGAAATGTAGTATTGGCCGGACAAGGCGGTGCTGCTAAATTTATTCAGGAAGGTACTTATAAGTATATTCCTTATCATAAATTATTCAGAAGAACTGAATTTATGGAAGTTGAAGGTTATGGCCGGTTTGAAGGTTATGCCAATCGCGATTCCCTGAAATACAGAAGCGTTTACGGATTGGATGACGCACTGACTTTATACAGAGGAACTATCCGACGTGTAGGTTTTTCCAAAGCCTGGAATATGTTTGTTCAGCTTGGAATGACAGATGACAGCTATGTTATGGAAAATTCCGAAACGATGACTTATCGCGAATTCACAAATTCCTTTTTGCCTTACCACCCAACCGATTCTGTAGAAATCAAATTACGATTAATCCTGAAAATTGACCAGGACGATATCAAATGGGATAAATTATTGGAACTGGACCTATTCAATAACAAGAAAATTGTTGGCCTGAAAAATGCTACGCCCGCACAGATTCTTGAAAAAATATTAAGCGAAAGCTGGTCGTTGGAAGAACATGACAAAGACATGATTGTAATGTATCACAAATTTGGTTATGTACTTAATGGAGAAGAAAAACAGATTGATTCCACCATGGTTTGCATAGGCGATGACCAGACTTATACTGCTATGGCAAAAACTGTGGGACTTCCTGTAGCCATAGCTACTTTACAAATCCTGAACGGAAACATCAAAACTCCTGGTGTTCAATTACCAATACACAAAGAAGTTTATCTCCCAATTTTAAAAGAACTGGAAAATTACGGCGTAACCTTTAATGAAAAAGAAGTGCCTTATATGGGTTATAATCCAATGCATGTAGCGGGATAA